Proteins from one Blattabacterium cuenoti genomic window:
- a CDS encoding DUF2795 domain-containing protein, which produces MYWTLELASHLEDAPWPATKEELIDFAIRTGAPLEVVENLQQLENGEGEIFESIEDIWADYPRDDEDFYWNRDEYEL; this is translated from the coding sequence ATGTATTGGACTTTAGAATTAGCTTCTCATTTAGAAGATGCACCTTGGCCAGCAACAAAGGAAGAATTGATAGATTTTGCTATTCGTACTGGAGCTCCTTTAGAAGTCGTTGAAAATTTACAACAATTAGAAAATGGAGAAGGAGAAATTTTTGAATCTATAGAAGATATATGGGCAGATTATCCACGTGATGATGAAGATTTTTATTGGAATAGAGATGAATATGAACTTTAA
- the fmt gene encoding methionyl-tRNA formyltransferase, with translation MNFSIKLQDKISEFKLQINYMKKFPKIVFIGSTYFSLFSLKELHMKKYNIVGIITIPDFPKKKDKGFSPIKKYAIENNIPFLQPINLLDDFFLKNLKIWNADIQIVVSFKILPKNVWNLPKMGSFNLHASLLPQYRGAAPINWVIINGENKTGLTTFFIEKKIDYGKIILQKEVKIEKNETAGELENKLKKMSGSIIIETLEKIIENKIKPTDQKNINFLKYAPKIYNKDCRIQWDNPSIESIYNKIRGLSPHPTAWTLLFFNQKKFIRLKIFIVNIIRKKHFFPIGLIFIISSNKMKISVKEGFISIIEAQIEGKKRMNVKNLINGIKIKKNIFVQ, from the coding sequence ATGAACTTTTCCATAAAATTACAAGATAAAATTAGTGAATTTAAATTACAAATAAATTATATGAAAAAGTTTCCAAAAATTGTATTTATAGGTTCAACATATTTTTCACTTTTTTCCTTAAAAGAATTACATATGAAAAAATATAATATTGTAGGAATAATTACGATACCTGATTTTCCAAAAAAAAAAGACAAAGGTTTTTCTCCTATAAAAAAATATGCTATAGAAAATAATATTCCTTTTTTGCAACCTATAAATCTTTTAGACGATTTTTTTTTAAAAAATCTAAAAATATGGAATGCAGATATACAAATTGTTGTTTCTTTTAAAATTTTACCTAAAAATGTATGGAATTTACCTAAAATGGGATCTTTTAATTTACATGCATCTCTTCTTCCACAATATAGGGGAGCAGCTCCTATTAATTGGGTTATTATTAATGGAGAAAATAAAACTGGTCTAACTACTTTTTTTATAGAAAAAAAAATAGATTATGGAAAAATAATACTTCAAAAAGAAGTAAAAATAGAAAAAAATGAAACTGCAGGAGAATTAGAAAATAAATTAAAAAAAATGAGTGGATCTATAATTATAGAAACTTTAGAAAAAATTATAGAAAATAAAATAAAACCTACTGATCAAAAAAATATTAATTTTTTAAAATATGCTCCAAAAATATACAATAAAGATTGTAGAATACAATGGGATAATCCTTCTATTGAATCAATTTATAATAAAATAAGAGGATTAAGTCCTCATCCTACTGCATGGACTTTATTATTTTTTAATCAAAAAAAATTTATTAGATTAAAAATTTTTATTGTTAATATAATACGAAAAAAACATTTTTTTCCTATTGGATTAATATTTATTATTTCATCAAATAAAATGAAAATATCCGTAAAAGAAGGTTTTATATCTATTATTGAAGCACAAATAGAAGGTAAAAAAAGAATGAATGTAAAAAATTTAATTAATGGAATAAAAATAAAAAAAAATATTTTTGTTCAATAA
- a CDS encoding HU family DNA-binding protein, with translation MNKTELVNSIAEKTGITKIKAKNITDAFIETVIESLKKGDKVTLVGFGTFSVVERHPRNGVNPRTGKKIQIPGKKVAKFKIGAELTKL, from the coding sequence ATGAATAAAACAGAATTGGTAAACTCAATAGCTGAAAAAACTGGAATAACAAAAATAAAAGCTAAAAATATAACAGATGCATTTATTGAAACAGTCATTGAATCTTTAAAAAAAGGAGATAAAGTTACATTAGTAGGATTTGGAACTTTTTCTGTTGTAGAAAGACATCCTAGAAATGGAGTCAATCCTAGAACAGGTAAAAAAATACAAATTCCAGGAAAAAAAGTTGCTAAATTTAAAATAGGAGCAGAATTAACAAAATTATAA
- the pdxH gene encoding pyridoxamine 5'-phosphate oxidase: MIFDLSNYRKNYYQNSLLESDVPKKPFQLFHYWFEQEKLFYKKKNNNDEINAMFISTIGKDGAPETRVVLLKEYSEKGFIFYTNYYSFKGRSIQNIPKVCISFYWKNTERQIIIKGITFKIKKEKSDKYFQKRPKENQIGCWASQQSSKILSKEYLLKQYKKWNNFFQKKMIKRPFYWGGYIIKPYKMEFWQGQPNRLHDRLVYSLNKEKKWILYRLSP, from the coding sequence ATGATTTTTGACTTAAGTAATTATAGAAAAAATTATTATCAAAATTCTTTATTAGAATCTGATGTTCCAAAAAAACCTTTTCAATTATTTCATTATTGGTTTGAACAAGAAAAATTGTTTTATAAAAAAAAAAATAATAATGATGAAATAAATGCCATGTTTATTTCTACTATAGGAAAAGATGGAGCTCCAGAAACTAGAGTTGTTTTGTTAAAAGAATATTCTGAAAAAGGATTTATTTTTTATACAAATTATTATAGTTTTAAAGGAAGATCTATTCAAAATATTCCAAAAGTATGTATTTCTTTTTATTGGAAAAATACAGAAAGACAAATTATTATTAAAGGAATAACATTTAAAATAAAAAAAGAAAAATCAGATAAATATTTTCAAAAAAGACCTAAAGAAAATCAAATAGGATGTTGGGCATCTCAACAAAGTTCTAAAATTTTATCTAAAGAATATTTATTAAAACAATATAAAAAATGGAATAATTTTTTTCAAAAAAAAATGATAAAACGTCCTTTTTATTGGGGAGGATATATTATTAAACCATATAAAATGGAATTTTGGCAAGGACAACCTAATAGACTTCATGATAGACTTGTTTATAGTTTAAATAAAGAAAAGAAGTGGATTTTATATAGATTATCACCATAA
- a CDS encoding DNA polymerase III subunit beta translates to MYFFVSSRFLLQKLHTLYQIINSHNLNSKYLIFNIIKNKLKIIVFSDSENIVKTYIKINVKKYTKKKVIVSIKFMIDILTTFHNDILLFKRKKNTLHIYFEKVSYKIPTYSHSHKYLIDFFYKKKSTLKLSTTINTIKITLFSNTLLKILNRTLFAVGNKKFQPILNGVFFQFSPYEANFVATDSFRLVKYTIKNIKFNKNIKFIIPKKSLYIIKKILKNEKKSNIIIEYNNNINIIFHFKNYIFSCSLINEKYPDYNSIIPNKNWDVSFVINRLLLLNIIKRISIFSKKKKKNFIHLHLNRNNLKICEYDQETINDYNFGLKIKCKPIFNKLTKLKNMKMGFNSQFLIEILSSLNENLILFELYHSYKIGILKPFLNKNKQTEESISILIMSTI, encoded by the coding sequence ATGTATTTCTTTGTTTCTAGTCGTTTTTTGTTACAAAAATTACATACTTTATATCAAATTATAAATTCCCATAATTTAAATTCAAAATATTTAATTTTTAATATTATAAAAAATAAATTAAAAATTATAGTATTCTCTGATTCAGAAAACATAGTAAAAACATATATAAAAATTAATGTAAAAAAATATACAAAAAAAAAAGTTATTGTATCTATTAAATTTATGATAGATATTTTAACTACCTTTCATAATGATATACTTCTTTTTAAAAGAAAAAAAAATACACTTCATATTTATTTTGAAAAAGTATCTTATAAAATACCCACATACTCTCATTCTCATAAATATTTAATAGATTTTTTTTATAAAAAAAAATCAACATTGAAATTATCTACTACTATAAATACTATAAAAATAACTTTATTTTCAAATACTCTTTTAAAAATATTAAATAGAACATTATTTGCCGTTGGTAACAAAAAATTTCAACCAATATTAAATGGAGTTTTTTTTCAATTTTCTCCTTATGAAGCAAATTTTGTAGCTACAGATAGCTTTCGTCTTGTAAAATATACTATAAAAAATATAAAATTTAATAAAAATATCAAATTTATAATACCAAAAAAATCACTTTATATCATAAAAAAAATTTTAAAAAATGAAAAAAAAAGTAATATTATTATTGAATATAATAATAATATTAATATTATATTTCATTTTAAAAATTATATTTTTTCATGCAGTTTAATAAATGAAAAATATCCAGATTACAATTCTATTATTCCAAATAAAAATTGGGATGTTTCATTTGTTATCAACCGACTTTTATTATTAAATATAATAAAAAGAATTTCTATTTTTTCTAAAAAAAAGAAAAAAAATTTTATCCATTTACATTTAAATCGTAATAATTTAAAAATATGTGAATATGATCAAGAAACTATTAATGATTATAATTTTGGATTAAAAATAAAGTGTAAACCAATTTTTAATAAATTAACAAAATTAAAAAATATGAAAATGGGATTTAACTCTCAATTTTTAATTGAAATTTTATCTTCTTTAAATGAAAATTTAATTTTATTTGAATTATATCATTCCTATAAAATAGGAATTTTAAAACCATTTTTGAATAAAAATAAACAAACAGAAGAATCCATTTCTATATTAATAATGTCTACAATATGA
- the pheT gene encoding phenylalanine--tRNA ligase subunit beta → MKISYNWLKQYISIDINAEKISNILTEIGLPVKNIKKIFSKEKEEDSILDVEITPNRTDAMSHYGIARDLYTVLKYRGYTVNLLKPKISVIVNKNINENINHNIQIFIKENKKCIRYSGMSIYQIKIEPSPHWLVFRLKSIGIKPINNIIDIINFVMYELGQPIHVFDIDKIEEKKIIIQNAKKNTNFQSLDKIIRKLDEDDLIICDTQKPLSISGIINSIQSNINENITKNIFLGSAYFNPSFIRFISKKHLIQTESKYLFERGIDPNQTIYALQRAAFLIKEIIQKKIYFHIIDIYPNPISPSKIKLRYNKIKKILGKKISNNKIKKILSLLEIIIHYENDKYLFVEIPSYRIDVKREIDLIEEILRINGINKIKISNKIKISPLPNFFYKTEHKIQKILFEQLVCYGFQEIISSTMRDKNKYSILLNSIFNREEIKIINPVNQNYKFMRSSLLFGIIDCIKYNCNKINYYNSNIKLFEKGKIYFKINNKFLEKTYLGIAFLQKKDKNYFEFQSFFYLKGIVEQIFQKTGISNYTQIFSKHPLLENSISILYNKKNLVELGKLKNNFLKKKEIFYAEIDWDYFISIIQKEKIIYIPFSKYPTSRRDLSLLVDKTISFETINQLIKKKENHIIKKIKIYDFYEGKNLPKSKKSYTISFFLESKTKTLTEKIINNYMKKIEFFLKKELKVIIREKKNNYIK, encoded by the coding sequence ATGAAAATATCATACAATTGGCTTAAACAATATATATCTATTGATATTAATGCAGAAAAAATATCTAATATTTTGACTGAAATTGGATTACCTGTAAAAAATATCAAAAAAATATTTTCAAAAGAAAAAGAAGAAGACTCTATTCTAGATGTAGAAATTACACCAAATCGTACAGATGCTATGAGTCATTATGGAATAGCACGTGATTTATACACTGTATTAAAATATCGTGGATATACAGTAAATTTATTAAAACCAAAAATATCTGTAATAGTAAATAAAAATATAAATGAAAATATAAATCATAATATACAAATTTTTATAAAAGAAAATAAAAAATGTATACGATATTCTGGAATGTCTATTTATCAAATAAAAATAGAACCTTCTCCACATTGGTTAGTTTTTAGATTAAAATCTATAGGAATTAAACCAATTAATAATATAATAGACATTATAAATTTTGTCATGTATGAATTAGGACAACCAATTCATGTTTTTGATATTGATAAAATAGAAGAAAAAAAAATTATAATACAAAATGCTAAAAAAAATACAAATTTTCAATCTTTAGATAAAATTATAAGAAAACTCGATGAAGATGATTTAATTATTTGTGATACACAAAAACCATTATCTATATCTGGAATAATTAATAGTATTCAATCTAATATAAATGAAAATATTACTAAAAATATTTTTTTAGGTAGTGCTTATTTTAACCCTTCTTTTATACGATTTATTAGTAAAAAACACTTAATTCAAACAGAATCAAAATATCTATTTGAACGAGGAATAGATCCTAATCAAACTATATATGCTTTACAAAGAGCTGCTTTTCTTATAAAAGAAATAATACAAAAAAAAATATATTTCCATATCATAGATATTTATCCTAATCCTATATCTCCTTCAAAAATAAAACTTAGATATAATAAAATTAAAAAAATTTTAGGAAAAAAAATATCTAATAATAAAATTAAAAAAATTTTATCATTATTAGAAATTATAATTCATTATGAAAATGACAAATATTTATTTGTAGAAATTCCATCTTATAGAATAGATGTTAAAAGAGAAATTGATTTAATTGAAGAAATTTTACGTATTAATGGAATTAATAAAATTAAAATATCTAATAAAATAAAAATATCTCCACTTCCTAATTTTTTTTATAAAACAGAACATAAAATACAAAAAATACTTTTTGAACAATTAGTTTGTTATGGATTTCAGGAAATTATTTCTTCTACTATGAGAGATAAAAATAAATATTCAATTTTACTAAATTCTATTTTTAATAGAGAAGAAATTAAAATTATTAATCCAGTTAATCAAAATTATAAATTTATGCGTTCTAGTTTATTATTTGGAATAATAGATTGTATAAAATATAATTGTAATAAAATAAATTATTATAATTCAAATATAAAATTATTTGAAAAAGGAAAAATATATTTTAAAATAAATAATAAATTTTTAGAAAAAACATATCTTGGAATTGCTTTTTTACAAAAAAAAGACAAAAATTATTTTGAATTCCAATCTTTTTTCTATTTAAAAGGAATTGTTGAACAAATTTTTCAAAAAACAGGAATATCCAATTATACTCAAATATTTTCTAAACATCCTTTATTAGAAAATAGTATTTCTATATTATATAATAAAAAAAATTTAGTTGAATTAGGAAAATTAAAAAATAATTTTTTGAAAAAAAAAGAAATTTTTTATGCAGAAATTGATTGGGATTATTTCATTTCTATTATTCAAAAAGAAAAAATAATTTATATTCCTTTTTCTAAATACCCAACTTCTAGGAGAGATTTATCTTTATTAGTTGATAAAACTATTTCTTTTGAAACAATTAATCAATTAATAAAGAAAAAAGAAAATCATATAATAAAAAAAATTAAAATATATGATTTTTATGAAGGAAAAAATTTACCAAAATCAAAAAAATCATATACTATTAGTTTTTTTTTGGAAAGTAAAACAAAAACACTAACTGAAAAAATTATTAATAATTATATGAAAAAAATTGAATTTTTTTTAAAAAAAGAATTAAAAGTTATAATTAGAGAAAAAAAAAATAATTATATTAAATGA
- a CDS encoding glycine--tRNA ligase gives MKKCYIFDFLISHAKIYGFIFPSSDIYGGLNAVYDYGPYGIELKNNIKKFWWKSMTFLHENIVGIDSSILMHSNIWNASGHIDEFNELLIDNKDSKKRYRPDILIKEYVEKNFSKNPKKKEDILFRLSKSLKKKDFLDLRILIDELNICDPISKTKNWTKIRYFNMMFKIKNENEKDLYLRPETAQGIFCNFHNVKKSNRMKIPFGIAQIGKSFRNEIFSKKFLFRMREFEQMEMQFFILPEEEKKWYEYWKNIRLKWHLFFFGDKKNYKLRNHDHLAHYASYGTDIEYKFPFGFQEIEGIHSRRDFDLKKHEFFSKKKFKVYESKKNYIPYVIETSLGLDRIFLAIFFSSLKKEKLENGNIRIVLKLPHYLSPIKAAIFPLVKKDGLPEIAKKIFNNFKIKHKLIYDQKESIGKLYRRQDAIGTPICFTVDYETKETNTVTMRYRDSMKQKRVHIKNISKIIQKETGLEKNLKKLSHLI, from the coding sequence ATGAAAAAATGTTATATTTTTGATTTTTTAATTTCTCATGCAAAAATTTATGGTTTTATTTTTCCTTCTAGTGATATTTATGGAGGATTAAATGCTGTATATGATTATGGACCATATGGAATTGAATTAAAAAATAATATTAAAAAATTTTGGTGGAAGTCAATGACTTTTCTTCATGAAAATATAGTAGGGATTGATTCATCAATATTGATGCATTCTAATATTTGGAATGCTTCAGGACATATTGATGAATTTAATGAATTATTAATTGATAATAAAGATTCTAAAAAAAGATATCGTCCAGATATTTTAATAAAAGAATACGTAGAAAAAAATTTTTCCAAAAATCCTAAAAAAAAAGAAGATATATTATTTCGTTTATCTAAATCTTTAAAAAAAAAAGATTTTTTAGATTTAAGAATTTTAATTGATGAATTAAACATTTGTGATCCTATTTCTAAAACAAAAAATTGGACAAAAATTCGTTATTTTAATATGATGTTTAAAATAAAAAATGAAAATGAGAAAGATTTATATCTTCGTCCAGAGACAGCTCAGGGTATATTTTGTAATTTTCATAATGTTAAAAAATCTAATAGAATGAAAATTCCATTTGGAATAGCTCAAATAGGAAAGTCATTTAGAAATGAAATATTTTCCAAAAAATTTCTATTTAGAATGCGAGAATTTGAACAAATGGAAATGCAATTTTTTATTCTTCCTGAAGAAGAAAAAAAATGGTATGAATATTGGAAAAATATTCGTTTAAAATGGCATTTATTTTTTTTTGGAGATAAAAAGAATTATAAATTACGTAATCATGATCATTTAGCACATTATGCTAGTTATGGAACAGATATTGAATATAAATTTCCTTTTGGATTTCAAGAAATAGAAGGTATTCATTCTCGTAGAGATTTTGATTTAAAAAAACATGAATTTTTTTCTAAAAAAAAATTCAAAGTATATGAATCAAAAAAAAATTATATTCCTTATGTAATAGAAACATCTCTTGGTTTAGATCGTATTTTTTTAGCTATATTTTTTTCTTCTCTTAAAAAAGAAAAATTAGAAAATGGAAATATACGGATAGTATTAAAATTACCTCATTATTTATCACCTATAAAAGCTGCTATTTTTCCATTAGTTAAAAAAGATGGATTACCAGAAATTGCTAAAAAAATATTTAATAATTTTAAAATAAAGCATAAATTAATTTATGATCAAAAAGAATCTATTGGAAAATTATATAGAAGACAAGATGCAATAGGAACACCTATATGTTTTACTGTTGATTATGAAACTAAAGAAACAAATACAGTTACTATGAGATATAGAGATAGTATGAAACAAAAAAGAGTTCATATTAAAAATATATCCAAAATCATTCAAAAAGAAACTGGATTAGAAAAAAATTTAAAAAAATTATCTCATTTAATATAA
- the trxB gene encoding thioredoxin-disulfide reductase, which yields MALKKIQDCVIIGSGPAGYSAAIYASRADLNPILFEGTQPGGQLTTTTSIDNYLGFPVGIDGINFMQNCKKQAERYNTKIINQSVINVCLSNKNRGIHHIFFEKKCINSRGVIIATGSNPKLLGIQKEKKLIGLGISFCATCDGFFHKDKDVAVVGGGDTALSDTNYLSKICKKVYLIVRKNYFKASKILQSYILKKKNVKILFCSQITKIIGNNFLEGIKIFNHEKKTNITILVNGLFIAIGHIPNTEIFKNQLDLDNKGYIIVKKGSTITNKPGVFAAGDVQDPNYRQAITSAGTGCMAALDLEKYLIS from the coding sequence ATGGCATTAAAAAAAATACAAGATTGTGTAATTATTGGATCTGGACCGGCTGGTTATTCTGCTGCAATTTATGCATCAAGAGCGGATTTAAATCCTATTTTATTTGAAGGGACGCAACCAGGTGGACAATTAACGACTACAACTAGTATTGATAATTATTTAGGATTTCCTGTAGGAATTGATGGAATTAATTTTATGCAAAATTGCAAAAAACAAGCAGAACGTTATAATACTAAAATAATTAATCAATCTGTAATAAATGTATGTTTATCCAATAAAAATAGAGGAATTCATCATATTTTTTTTGAAAAAAAGTGTATTAATAGTAGAGGAGTGATTATAGCTACAGGTTCAAATCCTAAATTATTAGGAATACAAAAAGAAAAAAAACTAATTGGATTAGGAATTTCTTTTTGTGCTACTTGTGATGGATTTTTTCATAAAGATAAAGATGTTGCAGTAGTAGGAGGTGGAGATACTGCTTTATCAGATACTAATTATTTATCCAAAATTTGTAAAAAAGTATATTTAATAGTTAGAAAAAATTATTTTAAAGCATCTAAAATATTACAATCTTATATTTTAAAAAAAAAAAATGTAAAAATATTATTTTGTTCTCAAATTACAAAAATTATTGGAAATAATTTTTTAGAAGGGATTAAAATATTTAATCATGAAAAAAAAACAAATATTACTATTTTAGTAAATGGTTTATTTATTGCAATTGGTCATATACCTAATACAGAAATTTTTAAAAATCAATTAGATTTGGATAATAAGGGATATATTATAGTAAAAAAAGGAAGCACTATCACTAATAAACCAGGAGTATTTGCTGCAGGAGATGTACAAGATCCAAATTATAGACAAGCTATAACATCTGCAGGTACTGGTTGTATGGCAGCATTAGATTTGGAAAAGTATTTAATATCATGA
- a CDS encoding type I restriction enzyme HsdR N-terminal domain-containing protein: protein MYLFNFFIKKHLYLNQIKNKIFIFCVIRKKFYSFTQEEVIRQYIIFLLKKIKNYTNQNIWVEFPLQINNLNKRIDILVQLNGNPHILIECKSPKIRIKQKTFDQIAIYNNVIQAPFLMISNGIKNFIYKIDKYQKKFIFLKKIP from the coding sequence ATGTATTTATTTAATTTTTTTATTAAAAAACATTTATATTTAAATCAAATAAAAAATAAAATTTTTATATTCTGCGTAATTAGAAAAAAATTTTATTCCTTCACTCAAGAAGAAGTTATTCGACAATATATAATTTTTTTATTAAAAAAAATAAAAAATTATACAAATCAAAATATATGGGTAGAATTTCCTTTACAAATAAACAACTTAAATAAAAGAATAGATATTCTAGTTCAATTAAATGGAAATCCACATATTCTTATAGAATGTAAATCCCCTAAAATTAGGATAAAACAAAAAACTTTTGATCAAATTGCAATATATAATAATGTAATACAAGCTCCATTTTTAATGATAAGTAACGGAATAAAAAATTTTATTTATAAAATTGATAAATATCAAAAAAAATTTATTTTTTTGAAAAAAATTCCTTAA
- the gap gene encoding type I glyceraldehyde-3-phosphate dehydrogenase, giving the protein MSIKIGINGIGRIGKLVLLSSLRRKNIEIISINDLVPIEYIAYVLKYDSVHGSFKGKIRIEDENYLVFNEEKRIKVTNQKDPSKLNWGNLNVEYVVESTGLFLTKDLANAHLKSGAKKVILSAPPKDDIPMFVMGVNHKKIKKSQNIVSNASCTTNCLSPIVKVLNDNFGILEGLMTTIHASTAIQKVVDSVSTRDWRAGRSSLINIIPSSTGAANAVGKIIPSLNGKLTGMAFRVPISDVSVLDFTVRLKNSTNYDKIKYCMKKSSETILKGILGYTEESVVSSDFIGDDRISIFDANSSIMLNPNFLKIISWYDNEVGYSTKLVDLIDYMHSIN; this is encoded by the coding sequence ATGTCTATTAAAATAGGAATAAATGGTATTGGTAGAATAGGAAAACTAGTTTTATTATCTTCCTTAAGAAGAAAAAATATTGAAATTATATCTATAAATGATCTAGTTCCTATAGAATACATAGCTTATGTATTAAAATATGATTCTGTTCATGGTTCTTTTAAAGGAAAAATTAGAATAGAAGATGAAAATTATTTAGTATTTAATGAAGAAAAACGTATAAAAGTAACTAATCAAAAAGATCCTAGTAAATTAAATTGGGGAAATTTAAATGTAGAATATGTTGTTGAATCAACTGGATTATTTTTAACAAAAGATTTAGCTAATGCACATTTAAAATCAGGAGCTAAAAAAGTTATTTTATCAGCTCCTCCTAAAGATGATATTCCTATGTTTGTTATGGGGGTGAATCATAAAAAAATAAAAAAAAGTCAAAATATTGTATCAAATGCTTCTTGTACTACAAATTGTTTATCTCCAATTGTAAAAGTTTTAAATGATAATTTTGGAATATTAGAGGGATTAATGACTACTATACATGCTTCCACTGCTATTCAAAAAGTAGTAGACTCTGTTTCTACAAGAGATTGGAGAGCGGGAAGATCTTCGTTAATTAATATAATTCCATCATCTACAGGTGCAGCTAATGCTGTTGGAAAAATTATACCAAGTTTAAATGGAAAATTAACTGGTATGGCCTTTAGAGTTCCTATTTCAGATGTATCTGTATTAGATTTTACAGTTCGTTTAAAAAATAGTACTAATTATGATAAAATTAAATACTGTATGAAGAAATCTTCTGAAACTATATTAAAAGGTATACTAGGATATACAGAAGAATCGGTTGTTTCATCAGATTTTATAGGAGATGATCGAATTTCTATTTTTGATGCAAATTCTAGTATAATGTTAAATCCTAATTTTTTAAAAATAATTTCTTGGTATGATAATGAAGTTGGTTATTCTACAAAATTAGTTGATCTTATTGATTATATGCATTCTATAAATTAA